A window from Mytilus galloprovincialis chromosome 8, xbMytGall1.hap1.1, whole genome shotgun sequence encodes these proteins:
- the LOC143085510 gene encoding protein inturned-like isoform X4, producing MNFQSLNRQETNKGRIFAVTIHNNNNVKDNWTPYVQPQGDLFYVKESDHPRRPDRQYNYTDSVDQKEEKDESTFFEDRLRESPYSDKHESQYREKNKNTSYDNNPSPDLNNYYEKLGHNKYSHNLYRKEDQNSSRSSGYSDSSPPHQELNNGDINHNSISRNVHTPHVNNHGYDSDFYDKHSDVSVDRSSVDSTPTKPAKIKHVYITPNPYSCRNGESFSGIALCEKLFGITLYHYNHKQSKSSLETTYKDRKLLVQHVSLSSPAGRSQQIHRGDMMVAVNDVGVTWENLETICNKLSSKVVKLSFQMPNVVGPKPSPPPPVNPQFAMTSPRPVTTPSPRPPRHRQPGENLSQLVFGDSRQHHLEYLQDTSCCVMYLTLEGDGSSDTESVREDIVYQYPPGDSKLLEVRGLFLTLCGVLPEVASTSARSSTLVHQRQKINIAYQRDGKDILVIGLPADKVPKSCVEEILKQLHHLILVLYGPLHSAFRDMKHRSQIDQLFSLSLHNLHNISQSAMLSSQSSKIFTELIPGPKAINFTDDTKLLCDEILSEFEASDFDDFLDPISKEARREYSILGSCTFYKEYLLCNHLCQSDLQDIHLFLKHHCIIQMLARKPVEELVVWREMFPSQYCHKTQSCPQGYQDPHDARWFLLVIGMKQFLLCTLLEAGGCSRAQKGNPGPHPFIVSQAKATLLQFEADEVTMTQSIEHRLSKISKGPCLSCADSVITGHKQKKDENIIITPQKSRLSSKNSHDDHDIVGKGGGSEHSTPVMKRQGSKLSYGSNDSGESSGSVGISNKAKMTKAGSVFDISSIPHVVLSQGDEISHIRLTRGVDNCLFHFISINEFEGTYISPTQQEMSVVNGALQEVILNHFYTACLHIRNVFQQSVKNKTKQVDQPKKYGEDTSFTNVKEQGVMFTCVIPQHLENSKKQPPPLSLTYWVVGRKFPDEKEMYVCFHESVPQTAIEMAFKLDTGLSLS from the exons ATGAATTTTCAGTCGTTAAATCGTC AGGAAACAAATAAAGGCAGAATATTTGCAGTCACTATCCACAATAATAA TAACGTTAAAGACAATTGGACTCCATATGTACAACCACAGGGAGATTTGTTTTATGTCAAAGAATCAGATCATCCTAGGAGACCAGACAGACAGTATAATTACACTGATTCTGTAGATCAAAAGGAAGAGAAAGATGAATCAACATTCTTTGAAGACAGATTGAGGGAATCCCCGTACAGTGATAAACATGAATCACAATATAGGGAGAAGAATAAAAACACTAGCTATGATAATAATCCTTCTCCAGACCTGAATAATTATTACGAAAAGCTTGGACATAACAAATACAGTCATAACTTATATAGGAAAGAGGATCAAAATAGCTCACGTTCTAGTGGCTATTCTGATAGCTCCCCTCCTCACCAAGAACTCAATAATGGTGATATTAACCATAACTCAATAAGTAGAAATGTACACACACCACATGTAAATAATCATGGTTATGATAGTGACTTTTATGACAAACATAGTGATGTCAGTGTTGATAGATCGTCAGTAGACAGCACCCCAACAAAGCCAGCAAAGataaaacatgtttatattaCACCTAATCCTTACAGTTGTAGAAACGGGGAGAGTTTCTCTGGGATTGCTTTATGTGAGAAACTTTTTGGTATAACTTTGTACCATTATAATCATAAACAGTCTAAAAGCTCTCTTGAAACGACTTATAAAGATAGAAAATTACTGGTGCAGCATGTATCACTGTCTAGTCCTGCTGGCAGATCTCAACAAATACACAGAG GTGACATGATGGTAGCCGTAAATGATGTGGGTGTAACTTGGGAAAACTTGGAAACTATTTGTAACAAGTTATCCAGTAAAGTT GTAAAATTGTCATTCCAAATGCCAAATGTTGTTGGACCAAAGCCCAGCCCTCCTCCTCCAGTGAACCCACAGTTTGCAATGACGTCACCCCGTCCAGTGACAACACCTTCACCTCGACCCCCTCGCCATCGTCAGCCTGGAGAGAATCTGTCACAGCTGGTGTTTGGTGACAGTAGACAGCACCATCTGGAGTACCTACAGGACACATCCTGCTGTGTGATGTACCTGACATTAGAGGGAGATGGCAGTTCTGATACAGAGAGTGTTAGG gaGGATATAGTATACCAGTATCCACCAGGGGATAGTAAGTTACTGGAGGTCAGAGGATTGTTTCTAACATTGTGTGGTGTACTACCAGAGGTGGCATCAACTTCTGCTAGaag ctCAACTCTTGTTCACCAAAGACAAAAGATTAACATAGCTTACCAAAGAGATGGGAAAGACATTCTTGTTATCGGACTACCTGCTGATAA GGTACCAAAGTCATGTGTGGAAGAAATCTTAAAGCAGCTTCATCACTTAatactggtattatatggtcCATTACACAG TGCTTTTAGAGATATGAAGCATAGAAGTCAGATAGACCAGTTGTTCTCATTGTCCCTGCataatttacataatatttcCCAGAGTGCCATGTTATCTAGTCAGTCCTCCAAAATATTTACGGAATTAATACCAGGTCCTAAAGCTATTAACTTTACAGACGACACAAAG tTACTATGTGATGAAATCCTCAGTGAGTTTGAAGCATCTGACTTTGATGATTTT CTTGATCCTATATCTAAAGAAGCTAGAAGAGAATACTCCATCCTTGGTTCTTGTACATTTTATAAG GAATATTTACTATGTAACCACCTGTGCCAGTCAGACTTACAAGACATCCACCTGTTTCTAAAACACCACTGCATAATACAGATGTTAGCCAGGAAACCAGTAGAAGAACTGGTAGTATGGAGAGAAATGTTTCCTTCACAGTATTGTCACAAAACTCAGTCATGTCCCCAGGGGTATCAAGATCCTCATGATGCAAGGTGGTTCCTACTTGTTATTGGCATG AAACAGTTTCTTTTATGTACATTGCTGGAGGCAGGAGGTTGTTCTAGAGCACAGAAGGGAAATCCTGGACCACACCCATTTATTGTTAGTCAAGCTAAAGCTACCTTATTACAGTTTGAAGCAGATGAAGTTACAATGACACAGAGCATTGAACACAG ATTATCAAAGATCTCCAAAGGGCCATGTTTGTCTTGTGCAGATTCTGTCATTACTGGACATAAACAAAAGAAagatgaaaatattattattacaCCTCAGAAATCCAGATTGTCTTCCAAGAATT CACATGATGACCATGACATCGTAGGTAAAGGTGGTGGTAGTGAACATTCTACTCCTGTGATGAAACGTCAAGGCAGCAAGCTATCTTATGGTTCTAATGATTCAGGGGAAAGTAGTGGTAGTGTTGGCATTAGTAATAag GCAAAAATGACTAAAGCTGGATCAGTATTTGATATCAGCAGTATTCCACATGTTGTATTATCTCAGGGAGATGAGATCTCACATATCAG attaACGCGAGGAGTTGATAACTGTCTGTTTCACTTCATCAGTATAAATGAGTTTGAAGGAACATACATATCTCCTACACAACAGGAAATGTCTGTAGTCAATGGGGCATTACAGGAAGTTATACTCAACCACTTCTATACAGCTTGTCTACATATACGCAATGTTTTTCAACAGTCTGTAAAAAACAAG ACAAAACAAGTAGACCAGCCAAAGAAATATGGAGAAGATACGTCttttacaaatgtaaaagaaCAAGGTGTTATGTTTACCTGTGTGATACCTCAGCATTTAGAGAACAGTAAAAAACAACCTCCACCATTGTCTCTGACATACTGGGTTGTAGG aaGAAAATTTCCAGATGAAAAAGAGATGTATGTTTGTTTCCATGAATCAGTACCTCAGACAGCAATAGAGATGGCATTTAAACTTGACACTGGATTATCTTTGTCATGA